The DNA window GATGCCCCAATGCAGATGCGGCGGCGTACCGGCGGCATTGCCGGTGGTGCCGACATAGCCCAGCAGATCGCCCTGGGCGACCACCTCGCCTTCGCGCAGGCCCGCCCGCCAGTCCTCCAGGTGCGCGTAGTAGTACCGCTCACGCGCCGGTCCCACCACCCAGACCTGGCGTCCGCCCAGGCCGGTATCGCGCACAGCGACCACCACGCCGCGCGTGACGCTGCGCACTGGCGTGCCGCGTTTGGCAAAGATGTCCACGCCGGCATGGGTGCGGTCACGTCCGCGCGGCGCACCGAAGGTGTCGGCGATGCGGCGCGCCGCCACGCCCTCCACCGGGACCGGCAGCGCGTCAGGCGGCGGCAGGCGCGACAGCTCCCACAGCGCGCGCGGTGCCTTCAGCCACTCGCTGTTCCACAACGTCATGGCCGACACGCCCAGTACTGCCAGGATCAGCAGCCCCACAACCCAGCTACGCAGGCGGCGCGCCAGCGAACGCTCAGCAGTCATTCCACGACCGCCGCACGCAATGGCACACCCAGCATGCTTTCAGCACTCCACTCAATGCGTAGCGGCTCACCCGCATCGGCGATCGACTCATCGCTGACATCCTTGCCGGTACCGTGGTTGACCTGGTGTTCGGCGTCCTTTAGAACGTCCATCACCACCAGCAGGCGACTGCCCTCAGCGAGGCGACGGCCGGTCATGCGCGTGCGCTGCAACGGCACGTGGGTCCACTGACCCGGGGTAAGCAGGTGGCGGGTGGTCATGTCCGCAGCATAGCTGGCCCGGCCGACGTAGTACGAGAGCTGCATCACCTTGCCGTCCTTCTGCCATTCATACAGCGTCACTGTCAGGTCGACATCGCGCTTGTTGATGCGGATCTTCAAGTCGCCGGTGAACGGGCCGACCATGTCCATGGGCTGGTCAAACGGTGCGCTGACAAATGTCAGTCCACCGTCATCCGGCGGCCCGTCGCGCAGGATGGGCCAGGGGTAGTAATTGTGGCGACTGCTGTTGCGGTCAGCGAAGTCGACGGTCTGGGTCACCATGCCAGCTGGCGGAGCAGCAGTCTGAATCAACCGGTATCCCGTGCCCGCGCGCTCGCT is part of the Stenotrophomonas oahuensis genome and encodes:
- a CDS encoding M23 family metallopeptidase, translated to MTAERSLARRLRSWVVGLLILAVLGVSAMTLWNSEWLKAPRALWELSRLPPPDALPVPVEGVAARRIADTFGAPRGRDRTHAGVDIFAKRGTPVRSVTRGVVVAVRDTGLGGRQVWVVGPARERYYYAHLEDWRAGLREGEVVAQGDLLGYVGTTGNAAGTPPHLHWGIYGAEGAYDPLPLLKAWKPSAQR